Within the Sphingobium baderi genome, the region GTGGGCAGGGTGCTGAAGAAGCCGATCCTTGAAATCACCGAAGCCGAATATGACGAGATGAGCGCGGTCAACGCCAAGAGCGCCTTCTTCTTCATCAAGGAAGCAGGCCGGCATCTGAACGACAACGGCAAGCTGGTGACACTCGTCACCTCGCTGCTCGGCGCCTATACGCCCTTCTATGCAAGCTATGCCGGGACCAAGGCCCCGGTCGAGCATTTCACGCGCGCCGCCTCGAAGGAGTTCGGCGAACGTGGGATCTCGGTGACGGCGATCGGGCCGGGTCCGATGGACACGCCGTTCTTCTATCCGGCCGAGGGCGAAGATGCGGTCGCCTATCACAAGACCGCCGCCGCTCTGTCGGCGTTCTCAAAAACCGGCCTGACAGACATTGAAGATATCGTACCCTATATCCGCTTCATGGTGTCGGACGGCTGGTGGATGACCGGGCAGACCATTCTCGTGAACGGCGGTTACACCACCAAGTAAGGGCTGAGAGGGCGGTCCGCTACCACGGCAGGCCGCCCTGCTTTTATCGGGCACTCAACCGCAGCCTATTGAACACAAGGCTCATACACCATGCCCGCATCTGACCTGAAGGTCGAAACCCGCATCGGCGTGCGCCGCAAGCCGCGCCGCATCCTCTCCATCATGTCGAACACGGCCGAGTTGAAGGGTTGCCCGGTCGGCTTCTTCGCCGAGGAGATGGTGCGGGCCTTCCTGATGTTCACGGAAGCCGGGCAACGCGTGGATCTCGCTTCTCCCCAAGGCGGCGAGGTGATGTTCGATACCCACAGCGATCCGCGCACGCCGGACGGCGCCCATGCCGACGATCTCATCAGCCTTGGCTCGCCCATCACGCCAAGTTCGGTGCGATGCTGAAGGACACGCTGCCGATCAGCGCGGTGAATGTGGATGATTATGACGCGGTCTGGGTCGCCGGTGGTGGCGGTCCGCTTCTCACCTTCAAGGATGACACCGCGCTGCATGCGTTGATCGCAGCTTTCTATGAGAAAAGCAAGATCGTGACTCTGATCTGCTACGGCTCATCGCTGCTTTTTGTGGACCCGCCTCCATTGTTGCTACGAATCGCCGAAATGTCGGCGGGGAGTTGTCCATCAAGAGAGCATCCTTGACGAGCATCTACCCATGCAGCAGTTTTCAAATCTTACAGTGAGGCTGCGACCTGAATTTAAGTCATAGCGCCCTGAGGTATTCAACGGCGGCAATAGGTGGATCGATGCGGAGAAATGCGGCCCTATCGTAGTAGAAGCGGCGATTCATATTCATCGCTTTCGTCCGCATTGGGGCACCATTCTTCCTAACATATGCTGACGGTCCGGAGACGCTTCCTCTGCGGTCTGATTTATGGCGTGTTTTCCGCTACTTATCGCCATGCCTTTGCGGCGCGCCGAAACAGAGACGCTTTGCGCCCGGGGATAGGGCGCTCTGTGGCGCAATATCTCTGGAGGGCGGGATGGTGGACCCGAGATTTTCCGGGGGATTGGAACGAGCAGCGGGACCGATTGGCCCCGCGCTTTGCGTAAGCGAGTTGCCCCGACTGTCAGCTGAATCCGAACAATGTTTCCTGCTCGCACCAGCCTAGCGGGATGCGGTTTGTCTGCACCAGTCGCTTGCGGCTAAGGTTGGCGGGCTGACGCCCTTCGAGAATGGCCTGAATGATGGATGGCGCGAGATAGCTCGTGCGTAACAGGTCGGCGAGATATTCCCGGCCACAGCCAAGACGGCCTGCTACCTCCAGGAAGCTGCCGCCTTTAAGGCACGAGTGGCAAGAAAACCTGTAAGCCTCAGTAATGGAAGGTCCTGGCCGTCCCGTGGAGCAGCGATCGACTTCTTCCGCGAACTGCGCGACCGCTATCCGGTCGGTGCAACCGTGTCGGATCCGGCAGATCATGACGACCTGATGGCGCTGCTCCGGCGTTACGACATGTGCGGCCTTGATGGCCCAAGCAAGATCGGGGTGGGGGTCGACCGGTTCGAGACCCGGTTGAACATCACCAACGGGGGTAGGAACGTCGGTTTCTGGGCTGTCCGGACGGACGGTAGCGAAACCGATTTCAGCTTCATCCGGGCTGTGAACGAAGCCCCCAAGGGTGCCCTTGATCAACTCGTCGATGCCTGTCGAACAGCCGTTCAGGCCGAGTTGCAGAGCGCGCGCATCACATATTTTGCAATGCACGCAGATCGATCCGGAAGCGTGGTGTGCCCAGTCTCGGGCGACCGCATTTCCGAGCGCGATTGCGGACTGGAATATGCCGGGAGGGGGTTTTCTGAGCTGGTGGGTGATTTCGCCATCGCTCAAGGGTGGCAACCCTGCAACAATTCGGTGAGGACAGCGCCGACGCACGCCGGCGCTGTCCCAGGTTCAGATGTCGACTTCGTTCACTACCGTCTCGATCTCGTCAAAGCTGAGATCGCTACCGCACAGGATCGCCTTCTGACCGGTGAGCTTCTGCCAGCGTCGCACGGCCACATCGACATAGCGCGGGTCCATCTCCACCGCGCGCCCCAGCCGCCCCGTCTGCTCGGCTGCGATGATCGTGGTCCCCGATCCCGAGAAGGCATCAAGGATGATGCCGCCATGGCGAGAGCAGTCCAACATGGCATCGGCCACCATCTTCACCGGCTTGACCGTCGGGTGCATGGCCAGCTCTTCGTCGCGGTCGGCCTTGAGCGAATTGACGCCGGCATAATCCCAGACATTGGTGCGATAGCGGCCATGCTGTCCCAGTTCGAAATTGTTGATGTGCGCTGCGTTGCCCTTTCTGAACACGAAGATCAGCTCATGCTTTGAGCGATAGAAGGTGCCCATGCCGCCATTGTCCTTGTTCCAGACGACAAGGTTGCGCAGGCTGTCATAGACCCGTTCGCCAGCTTCAAGCATCTCGCCCATGTGCCGCCAGTCCATGCACTGATAGTGGATAGAGCCATCGACGCTGTAGGCGGCAAGATTGTCCATCTCGGCAACCAGCTTTTTGCTGAAATTGCCCCTTTCAGCCTTCGGCTGCCGTCCGCCTCATTCCCTGCAACCCCCAAGGAATTTCCCTGCAATATGGTCCAGGGAATTTGCCATTAGAAATGGCTGTTTCCTGCCATTTTCTTCGAGCTCGAGCCGTCATTTTTCTGGCGAAATTTGATTTGGCCGAAAATCAGGGAAATGCAGGGAAGAGACAGGTTCGCTCCAGACTGCGTTCCGCACCACATCCCCCTGAAATCCTTTAGAAGATGCGAAGTCGGTGCTTTTTGCGGCTTGCCTGCTGCGCTGTGCCGCATCGCGGGCGTGGAGCCGTGCGTTTGCGCTGAAAGCCATTCCTTTCCCGATTTGGTGCGGATCTGCGCGATGGCGCTGGAGCCTATGTCCTGCTTGGGCCATCATCAGCGTTTCATTCCGGAAACATTCAGCAACATCGGAGTTAAACGCGGCCTGAGGTCGCGCATCGCGCCTTGAATGGAGGATCAGATGAGGAAACTTGCGATTGGACTGGCGCTGGGCGCCATGCTTCTGCCGTCCGTGGCGACCGCACAACAGCATCCGGGGCAGGGGCATCCGCAAGGAAGCAACCGTCCGCAACAGGCGCGCCCGGATCAGCACAGGCCTCAGCCCTCCAGACCCGGTCAACATTCCTCCCATCAGAACCGCCCCGGACAGGAGCGGCCTCATCAAAGCCGGCCCATGCCGGCACCTTCCCGGCCAGTCCCTTCAAATCCAAACATGCATCAGCAAAAGCCGCGGCCAAATGGAAGCAATTGGCAAAATTTCGGCAATTATGACTACAACCGCCCCGGATCAGGCGACAGGAAATATTTCGCGGATAAATTCTATCGTGAAGGGACGCATTATAAGCCGACCAAGATCACCCGGAACACGCGCATATATCGGGGCAGCAACGGGCGTTATTATTGCCGCCGTTCCGATGGCACCACGGGCTTGATCGCAGGCGTTGCCATTGGCGGCATCCTGGGCAATTTCCTGGGCGATGGCGATTCCGCATTGCTGGCCACCGTCCTTGGTGCGGGCGTGGGCGGAGCGTTGGGCCGCGAGATCGATCGCGGCAATGTCCAGTGCCGCTGATAAGCTAAGGGAGACGCTCCCGCCGGTGCCGGAGGGAGCGTTATCCACGAAAAGAGAGTAGAAGAGGCGGAAGGGGGCGCCCTTGCCACTGGCGCGGGATGATGGCACAAATCCGGGTGGCACGGATGGCGGAAATATCGGATTTCGGGGTGATGATGCGCCAGTCATGCAAGCGGCTGCATGCTTGAAATCTAGCCCCCCGCTTCGCATCTTTTACGGGAGCAGATCGTCAGCGAGTCCGGGAAATCATGCCAGTCGGGAATATCTCGGGCGAGGGCAGGGGCGGTCGCGGATTCATTGACGCATGCCCATGTGACATTGCTGTCCGGCTGTGCATTCTGGGAACGGCAGGCTTCATCGGGCGGCTCACCCATCGGGGAGCGCGAAGGCGTACCGTTCACGCGGCTGTCCGGAAATCGCCTGCGGGAACTGGATCGTTTCCTTTCCATCCTTCTGGATGAGATCGCGCTTCGTCATGGCGGGCCCGACCATGATGGCTCCGCCTTCGCCCGCCAACGCAATACGTCCCGCAAGCTATATGCAGTGGAGAGGATGATCGGCGTGACCTGTCTGTCGGACCTTCGCCTGCGCGCCATCGGGCGGGTGTCCGCCTGCTTGCATCATTGTTCCGGTGCGATCCATTCATCCGGGTTGAGGAATGATCTCCACCTTGCGGCAGGGTCCGATCCTGCCAGCGGTGACATCGGCCATGCCGAGGAGCGGCTCCTGCTTTCCCCGGATTCCATTATTGCCATCTGCCGTTTCTACCGCGATCTTGGCGACAGGCTGATGCACGGCACGCTGCCTGCAAAAGCCCGGCATTGACTTTTTCGGGAATTGAGCCGATATAAAAGCCGCTAACGTCGCCTGCGACGGAATTTGGCCCATTGGGTTCTCCTTCCTTTCTCGCGCTACCAGCTCCGCTCGTGCATTTGCGGGCGGGTAATCTGTTTTCGTGAAAGGAAACATCTCATGCCCATCGGCACCGTTAAATTTTTCAATGCTGACAAAGGCTATGGCTTCATTGCGCCCGAAGATGGCGGCAATGACAGCTTCGTCCATATCTCCGCCGTGGAACGCGCGGGCATGGCGACGCTGCAGAAGGATCAGCGGCTGAGCTACGAGGTCGAAACCGACCGTCGCGGCAAGCAGTCCGCGGTCAATCTCGAGACCGTCTGAGTCCATGTTTCGGGACTTTGGTCCCCGATATCATAATATCGAACATGTTGCCCGGTAGGGGTTCTCCTTTGCCGGATTGCGTTCTCCGCGTTCATGTCTGTACGGCTGACAGGGATGCGGAGGACGTTTCAGAAATCCGCGACCTTCTTGTCGCGGCCGACTTTCGCTCCCTTCCGAGCCCTTGGCCGATGCAGGGTAGGCGACAGGCACATGCCTGGCCTGACTTTTCTGTATCAGGCATAAGAGACCGCGCCCGCGAGGCGCGCCCATTTTTCAAGAATAATTTATGCGCGAATGTTCGCGCAAGGATAACCATGAATTTCAAGACACATTTTACATCCTCTCATCCAGTCAATGTCGCTATAAACCGCAAGCCGTTCCGTCCCAAATGTCCGCCAGTCGCAGGCATTTTGTCGACCCGGGATCTGCGCCGTATCGTAGCGGAAATGCTGGGCTAGAGCGCGCTGCGCTCCAACGGGCGGGGTGCGCGCTCTTAGTTGCTTGTTGCCGTATCGCTTTGGCGGAAAAGCGGTTCCCACTTTTCCGCACGATGCTTTCATAGCGCCGCTCGGCGCCGCTCGGAGACCGCCATGTCTGTTACCAGTGATTTTTATCTGGCCCGCGCTGCCCAATGCGAACGAGAAGCTGGCGAGACCGACCTCATCAACGTGCGCGAACGCTGCCTGCGGGCCGGGGCTGCGTGGCAGGCCATGGCCGACCGGGTCTTGAAAGGCGAAGCGGATCGCATGCAGCATGCGGCGGACAAAGCCGCCCTTCAGGAGCAGTTCGATGGCTAGGCAGTTCGGCAAGCACGCACATATCGCCAAGCTTTCGCCCCAACAGGCGGCAAGGCAGGGAAGCATAACGAAAGCTGCCATCGCAGGGCTGGGCGCTCCGGGCGCGATTGCGTTCCTGAACGGGCATGATGCGCTTCTGGGCGGGCGGCCGCTGGACCTGGCCATCGAAAGCGCCGAGGGGCTGATTGCCGTCGAACGCGCGCTGCTCCATCGCACGGAAGCATGAAGGCGCTCTCCATTGCGGAGAGTCGCCCTGGCTTCTTCCGGTATGAAAAGTCTGGCCGCCGTCAGAATTTGGGCGTTGGCAAATCCTGATCGGCGTCCAGGCGGCGGTCGATTTCTTCACCCAGCAGATCAAGCTGTTCGAATGTCGCGATGATGTTCAGAACGGCGCCGTCCTCCAGCGCCAGCTGAAGCCGATAATTTTCGCCATCCCGCTCGATGGCGAAGTGGGCAAGGGCACCGGTCATGACATTTCCAATATGATAGGATCGCCTGCGCGACCGGAAGATATGCGCGTTACGGAGAGGTCATGTCTCGATGGCGTCCGCCCGGGCAAGCCGCCGTCCCGTCACCAGAGTCTGGCCGATGAACAGGATGATCAGGATGGTTCCTACCGATCCCACGAATATGTCGAACCCTGACCAGCGCCCGAAAAGCCCCGGTCCCGACCCCAGGATCATCATCATGACGGTCAGCGTAATCAATATGATCCTGAGTTCCGTCGGTCCCGCGGAAAGATAGGAGAGCTTGAATTCCCCCAGCACGCGGGCGGACAGATAGGCGTGGATCGACAGCAGGAAATAGCCGGCAAGCGCAACCAG harbors:
- a CDS encoding SDR family oxidoreductase, whose protein sequence is MTDHSIQGKTVIIAGGGKNLGGLIARDLAAHGAKAIAIHFNSPASKAEADETVAAVRAAGAEAVALQGDLTSAGAVEKLFADAVAAIGRPDIAINTVGRVLKKPILEITEAEYDEMSAVNAKSAFFFIKEAGRHLNDNGKLVTLVTSLLGAYTPFYASYAGTKAPVEHFTRAASKEFGERGISVTAIGPGPMDTPFFYPAEGEDAVAYHKTAAALSAFSKTGLTDIEDIVPYIRFMVSDGWWMTGQTILVNGGYTTK
- a CDS encoding DJ-1/PfpI family protein gives rise to the protein MLKDTLPISAVNVDDYDAVWVAGGGGPLLTFKDDTALHALIAAFYEKSKIVTLICYGSSLLFVDPPPLLLRIAEMSAGSCPSREHP
- a CDS encoding DNA-methyltransferase; the protein is MDNLAAYSVDGSIHYQCMDWRHMGEMLEAGERVYDSLRNLVVWNKDNGGMGTFYRSKHELIFVFRKGNAAHINNFELGQHGRYRTNVWDYAGVNSLKADRDEELAMHPTVKPVKMVADAMLDCSRHGGIILDAFSGSGTTIIAAEQTGRLGRAVEMDPRYVDVAVRRWQKLTGQKAILCGSDLSFDEIETVVNEVDI
- a CDS encoding glycine zipper 2TM domain-containing protein, whose protein sequence is MHQQKPRPNGSNWQNFGNYDYNRPGSGDRKYFADKFYREGTHYKPTKITRNTRIYRGSNGRYYCRRSDGTTGLIAGVAIGGILGNFLGDGDSALLATVLGAGVGGALGREIDRGNVQCR
- a CDS encoding cold-shock protein — encoded protein: MPIGTVKFFNADKGYGFIAPEDGGNDSFVHISAVERAGMATLQKDQRLSYEVETDRRGKQSAVNLETV